In Gopherus flavomarginatus isolate rGopFla2 chromosome 1, rGopFla2.mat.asm, whole genome shotgun sequence, a single genomic region encodes these proteins:
- the LOC127048888 gene encoding olfactory receptor 52R1-like: protein MQEFLPCYMSDSNTTNFTNPSTFILLGIPDLQMAQVWISIPFCTMYAIAILGNFTILFIVKREMSLHEPMYYFLCMLAVTDLVLSTSILPKMLSLFWFNSREINFSACLTQMYFIHCFSGMESGIFVAMAWDRYVAICDPLRHSIILTNPMVAKIILAVVLRGSMLVLPYPFLARQWPYCRTNIIPHTYCEHIAVVKLACTDIRISSYYGLFLAFLVTGLDVFFIAVSYIQILRAIFSLPTKDARLKTFGTCSSHLCVILIFYIPALFSFLMHWFGHNLALHFHILIANMYLLVPPMLNPIIYGVRTKQIWNRLLQLFTHTGT from the exons ATGCAGGAATTTCTCCCCTGCtacatgtcagattccaacacaaccaacttcaccaacccctccaccttcatcctgctgggcattcctgacCTGCAGATGGCCCAAGTCtgga tctccatccccttctgcaccatgtatgccatagccatcttggggaacttcaccatcctgttcattgtgaagagggagatgagcctccatgagcccatgtactatttcctctgcatgctggccgtcaccgacctggtcctgtccacatccatcctgcccaaaatgctgagcctcttctggttcaattctagggagatcaatttcagtgcctgcctcacccagatgtacttcattcactgcttctcagggatGGAGTCTGGGATTTTCGTGGCCATGGCTTGGGATCGCTACgtggccatctgtgatcccctgAGGCATTCCATTATCCTGACAAACCCCATGGTGGCCAAGATCATCCTGGCTGTGGTGTTGCGCGGTAGCATGCTCGTACTGCCTTATCCCTTCCTGGCAaggcagtggccatattgcagaaccaacatcatcccccacaCCTACTGTGAGCACATAGccgtggtgaagctggcctgcacCGACATCCGCATTAGTAGTTACTACGGCCTCTTTTTGGCATTTTTGGTGACCGGTCTGGATGTATTTTTTATCGCTGTGTCCTatatccagatcctcagggccatcttcagcctccccacaaaggatgcccggctgaagacttttgggacctgcagctcccacctctgtgtcaTCTTAATCTTTTACATCCCagctctcttctccttcctcatgcACTGGTTTGGGCACAATTTGGCCCTGCATTTCCACATTCTCATTGCCAATATGTAcctcctggtgccccccatgctaaatcccatcatctatggggtgaggaccaaacagatctgGAACAGGCTGCTCCAACTCTTTACTCATACAGGGACCTAA